The genomic interval TCTGTCGTCTGAGAAGATCGAAATAGTCGAGAATTCGGGTTTACTGCTCGGTCGGCCTTCCGAGCAAAAACGGCTTAGCGTGTCTGGACTGGCCTCGGCTGGTCCGAGTAAGAGAAATTTTACGTccattattaatatttcttggGATTATTGTACAATACATGATCTACGTGATCCTCCAGTGTAGAGGTAATTCCGAAGGCTAGTAGGAAGTATTGTGTTGAATATGGCATTAAGCTAAGATGTAAAATGCTAGTAAAACTTTTTCCCATAAGGCTTTTCGGTTACTCCTATAGACATGATTGCTCAGATGCTGCATGAAGACGTCGACGTGGAAATGAGAGCTATGCATTTAAACTCGATACAAAGTAAGAGGGATCGgcaaaaccaaaaaaaaaaaaaaaaaaaaaaaaaaaaaaaaaaaaaaaaaaaagggaagaaaaaaaatcatgaGAGGCAAAGTCAGGTGACACGACCATTGCGATGGCTTTTCCAGAGCGGGTACAACCAGAACATGACTGTTAATCGACGATATTTCCTATTAAGCCAACTCAAGTTTGATAACTAACGATTCATGCCAATCGAGGGTTTTCTGGTTGAAGCTAGCACTTCTCAGCAAAGCCGAAAGATCTTGCATCGGGTAGAGTGACATCATGCCGGAGGATATTTTGCCTGCCGTGAGATTAGCCCCATCTCTATTTACCTTATAAGATGCTGGCTCCTATTGCCCGAGATGCCAAAGCTGATGATAATAGTGTGATTTATGTTATTCAAGAAAAGTTAAATGCAATAGACAGCGCAATTGCGCCAATTGTGTCGATGCTGGGGTCGCATGTCAACGCCTTCGCCCCGGACGGGCTTCGAAGCCAAAGTTCTCACCCAGGTATGCATACTTTACCTGTTTGAACtggttttcttcttattttacctttcttctctactctttctagataataatttCAGTGACTAACAATGTTCAGGCTGCCGGAAGAAAGCGTCTTCCAATTAGAAGGAGCCACAGTAGACTTACAAAGGTATGAAATGTCGCGCCATACCAAAGCCTACTTACATATACTAGCGAGAGCCCTAATGTCTTGGCCAGCATCCCTGAGCAAGAACAAAATGCACCTGCGAAGCGAAGAAAGCTGGACAGTCATAGCAACGCAGAAGCTCGTAATGAATGTAACCCGGCTGCTACCCCGGACAATTCAACCCACCATGCACAGCAGGCCAAGCTTGTAATACAGATTGAGGTTGATGGTAGGCGACTGGGTAGGAGACACCTGAGCAATGAGCGGCGGAGAATTTTCGAGTCGGCTGTAAAGTTAGTTGACCGAATGTCAAGGGGCGAGCACTTGGATTTTCACGAATCCATCGCCTCAGGGGAATCTGCACGCGAATTGCTCGATATTGATATTCCCCAGACTCCTCCAGCGGAAATTCTGTATATGCTCCTTCCAGGTAGGCATTCGTGCTCTTACCGTCTTTAGTGCGTACTAATACTATCTAGAGCCAGTTATGGGCGATGGACTCCATCATATCAGATGGCCCGACCATATATCCAACAAGGCTTTTGAAAGAATGATGAGCAGTCTTCTCGATGGTGACTGCAGGGGACAGCTTTTCTATCAATATAGTATTTGCGTCTATGTGAAAGCGATGTTTCACCTATATCAATTGGCGAGGCGATCGACAAACCCATCGGTAAAGAAGCAGCTTCAGAAGTCGAAACGAACATACGAGGCCGCTGCGCTTCAAGCACTCAAGCATATCAATCTGATGTCAACGCCCAGCTTGTCGCTAATTCAGGCTCTCCTATCAGCTGTAAGTGATGTTACTGAACGTAACAAGACCACAAACTAACAGGAACTATAGGCGTTACTAATGCAGCACACCACCAACATAAGTCAATGCTGGCTACTAAACTCATATGCTGCTCGCCAGGTCGTCTCTTTGAATTATCATAAGCCCTGTCCGCCATCTCAATCAGGCTGTAATGATGAAATTCAAAGTGCCGTATACTGGTGCTATTATCTCGATCGAACTACCAGTGCTCTTCTAATACGACATCCCTCGTTACCAGAATTGCATGCACCTCCTACGGACTTTATTACTACTGATATGTCATCACCCTATAACAGGTTATTATTCGTGCTTCTAGATCTAGCCAAAGTTCAAGGAACATTGTTGGATATCACCTTGAATGACGGCGACAAA from Aspergillus flavus chromosome 7, complete sequence carries:
- a CDS encoding Zn(II)2Cys6 transcription factor, yielding MFRLPEESVFQLEGATVDLQSIPEQEQNAPAKRRKLDSHSNAEARNECNPAATPDNSTHHAQQAKLVIQIEVDGRRLGRRHLSNERRRIFESAVKLVDRMSRGEHLDFHESIASGESARELLDIDIPQTPPAEILYMLLPEPVMGDGLHHIRWPDHISNKAFERMMSSLLDGDCRGQLFYQYSICVYVKAMFHLYQLARRSTNPSVKKQLQKSKRTYEAAALQALKHINLMSTPSLSLIQALLSAALLMQHTTNISQCWLLNSYAARQVVSLNYHKPCPPSQSGCNDEIQSAVYWCYYLDRTTSALLIRHPSLPELHAPPTDFITTDMSSPYNRLLFVLLDLAKVQGTLLDITLNDGDKSRTIALYPVAPFFVVFCNIIATSDETDYRLVQQIIKGLSQFKATPYLARLLSLLTSLLRLCDPLFQNMSYQTRHSHIAGEGSSSTHTPHNHVPNHATSIPTFETELAESSGTQLSSTAYATYMSADISNRGVGDTSYPMADDLMWQLVNSQFPYSWLEADTIFDIF